From the genome of Streptomyces sp. NBC_01260, one region includes:
- a CDS encoding xanthine dehydrogenase family protein molybdopterin-binding subunit gives MGVTGSPTNINQGTRTKGGIGESTMRPDGILKVTGEFAYSSDMWHEDMLWGHTLRSTVAHAEIVSIDIAEALATSGVYAVLTYDDLPTSVKNYGLEFQDTPVLAHGKVRHHGEPVALVAADHPETARRAAAKIKIDYRELPVITDEASATADDAILVHENRDDHHIGHVPHPNIVHRQPVIRGDAEAAKARADVVVSGEYVFGMQDQAFLGPESGMAVPAEDGGVDLYVATQWLHSDLNQIAPVLGLPKDKVRMTLSGVGGAFGGREDLSMQIHACLLALRTGKPVKIVYNRFESFFGHVHRHPAKLWYEHGATRDGKLTHMKCRIVLDGGAYASASPAVVGNASSLAVGPYVIEDVDIEALALYTNNPPCGAMRGFGAVQACFAYEAQMDKVAAELGMDPVEFRQLNAMEQGTLLPTGQQVDSPAPVAELLRRVKARPLPPERQWESAGEEADVRALPGGLSNTTHGEGVVRGVGYAVGLKNVGFSEGFDDYSTARVRMEVIGGEPVATVHTAMAEVGQGGVTVHAQIARTELGVAQVTIHPADTWVGSAGSTSASRQTYVTGGAVKNSCEAVREQVLEIGRRKFGTYHPAWATAELLLEGGKVVTDGGEVLADLADVLEGEAVDIELEWRHRPTVAFDLRTGQGNGHVQYSFAAHRAVVEVDTELGLVKVIELACAQDVGKALNPLSVVGQIQGGTLQGMGIAVMEEIIVDPKTAKVRNPSFTDYLLPTILDTPTIPVDVLELADDHAPYGLRGVGEAPTLSSTPAVLAAIRNATGLELNRTPVRPEHLTGA, from the coding sequence ATGGGCGTTACCGGTTCCCCCACCAATATCAACCAGGGCACCCGCACCAAGGGCGGCATCGGCGAGTCCACGATGCGGCCCGACGGCATCCTGAAGGTCACCGGCGAGTTCGCGTACTCCTCGGACATGTGGCACGAGGACATGCTCTGGGGCCACACCCTGCGCTCCACCGTCGCGCACGCCGAGATCGTCTCGATCGACATCGCCGAGGCGCTCGCCACCTCCGGCGTCTACGCCGTGCTCACCTACGACGACCTGCCGACCTCGGTGAAGAACTACGGCCTGGAGTTCCAGGACACCCCCGTCCTCGCCCACGGCAAGGTCCGCCACCACGGTGAGCCGGTGGCGCTCGTCGCCGCCGACCACCCGGAGACGGCCCGCCGCGCCGCCGCCAAGATCAAGATCGACTACCGCGAGCTGCCCGTCATCACCGACGAGGCCTCCGCGACCGCCGACGACGCGATCCTCGTCCACGAGAACCGCGACGACCACCACATCGGCCACGTACCGCACCCCAACATCGTCCACCGCCAGCCGGTCATCCGCGGCGACGCGGAGGCGGCGAAGGCCCGCGCCGATGTCGTGGTCAGCGGTGAGTACGTCTTCGGCATGCAGGACCAGGCCTTCCTCGGCCCCGAGTCCGGCATGGCCGTGCCTGCCGAGGACGGCGGCGTCGACCTGTACGTCGCCACCCAGTGGCTGCACTCCGACCTGAACCAGATCGCTCCCGTCCTCGGCCTGCCCAAGGACAAGGTCCGCATGACGCTCTCCGGCGTCGGCGGAGCCTTCGGCGGCCGCGAGGACCTGTCGATGCAGATCCACGCCTGCCTGCTGGCGCTGCGCACCGGCAAGCCGGTGAAGATCGTCTACAACCGCTTCGAGTCCTTCTTCGGCCACGTCCACCGTCACCCGGCCAAGCTCTGGTACGAGCACGGCGCGACCCGTGACGGCAAGCTCACGCACATGAAGTGCCGCATCGTGCTGGACGGCGGCGCCTACGCCTCCGCCTCCCCGGCCGTCGTCGGCAACGCCTCCTCGCTCGCCGTCGGCCCGTACGTCATCGAGGACGTCGACATCGAGGCGCTGGCCCTCTACACCAACAACCCGCCGTGCGGCGCGATGCGCGGCTTCGGCGCCGTCCAGGCCTGCTTCGCCTACGAGGCGCAGATGGACAAGGTCGCCGCCGAACTCGGCATGGACCCGGTCGAGTTCAGGCAGCTCAACGCCATGGAGCAGGGCACCCTGCTGCCGACCGGGCAGCAGGTCGACTCGCCCGCCCCGGTCGCCGAGCTGCTGCGCCGGGTCAAGGCCAGGCCGCTGCCGCCGGAGCGTCAGTGGGAGAGCGCCGGCGAGGAGGCCGACGTGCGGGCGCTGCCCGGCGGACTCTCCAACACCACGCACGGCGAAGGCGTCGTACGCGGTGTCGGCTACGCGGTCGGCCTGAAGAACGTCGGCTTCTCCGAGGGCTTCGACGACTACTCCACCGCCCGGGTGCGCATGGAGGTCATCGGCGGCGAACCCGTCGCGACCGTGCACACCGCCATGGCGGAGGTCGGACAGGGCGGCGTCACCGTGCACGCCCAGATCGCCCGTACCGAACTCGGCGTCGCCCAGGTCACCATCCACCCGGCCGACACCTGGGTCGGTTCGGCCGGCTCGACCTCCGCCTCCCGGCAGACGTACGTCACCGGCGGCGCCGTGAAGAACTCCTGCGAGGCCGTACGCGAGCAGGTGCTGGAGATCGGCCGCCGCAAGTTCGGCACGTACCACCCCGCCTGGGCCACCGCCGAACTCCTCCTGGAGGGCGGCAAGGTCGTCACCGACGGCGGCGAGGTACTGGCCGATCTGGCCGACGTGCTGGAGGGCGAGGCGGTCGACATCGAGCTGGAGTGGCGCCACCGGCCCACCGTGGCCTTCGACCTGCGCACCGGACAGGGCAACGGCCACGTCCAGTACTCCTTCGCCGCCCACCGCGCGGTCGTCGAGGTCGACACCGAGCTCGGACTGGTCAAGGTCATCGAACTGGCCTGCGCCCAGGACGTCGGCAAGGCACTCAACCCGCTGTCGGTCGTGGGCCAGATCCAGGGCGGCACCCTCCAGGGAATGGGCATCGCCGTCATGGAGGAGATCATCGTCGACCCCAAGACCGCGAAGGTGCGCAACCCCTCCTTCACGGACTACCTGCTCCCCACCATCCTCGACACGCCGACCATCCCGGTCGACGTGCTCGAACTCGCCGACGACCACGCCCCGTACGGGCTCCGTGGCGTCGGCGAGGCCCCCACCCTGTCGTCCACCCCGGCCGTCCTCGCGGCGATCCGGAACGCGACGGGACTGGAGCTCAACAGGACGCCGGTACGACCCGAGCACCTCACCGGCGCCTGA